The Podarcis raffonei isolate rPodRaf1 chromosome Z, rPodRaf1.pri, whole genome shotgun sequence genome segment TAATTGCTAATGACCAGGGTAACAGAATCACACCCTCCTATGTGGCCTTCACACCAGAGGGGGAACGTCTTATAGGTGATGCAGCAAAGAACCAGCTGACTTCAAACCCTGAGAATACTGTATTTGATGCCAAACGCCTCATTGGTAGAACATGGAATGATCCTTCTGTGCAGCAGGATATAAAATATCTACCTTTCAAGGTACTCATTTTGTGCCTTTTATGTTATGGTATATATAAAGTACATTGAACACCTTTTGGTGTGAAATTTGAACCCAGCATGTCCCCAATCATAGCACTGTCTTAAGAGACACTAGGTTACTAAGCAATGTATGAAATGTTTTTCCAGTCCACACAACTTATGGCACTGCTTTCACTCTGCTTAAGATACCAGCATCCAAGCATGGGTCATTCTGCATCTGGCAACCCGATGGGCAGGTTGTTTGGTCCTGCCACTTCTTCAATGGAACCTCTTTAAGTCCACCACAATATTAATATTGTAGATGGTGTGCTTTTGGTTTGTAACCATGTCCACTTGTACTTGTCTTTACAGGTCATTGAAAAGAAGTCGAAGCCCCATATTCAGGTTGATATTGGAGGTGGCCAAATGAAGACCTTTGCCCCAGAAGAAATTTCAGCAATGGTTCTGACTAAAATGAAGGAGACTGCTGAGGCCTACTTGGGAAAGAAGGTAAGATGATGTTTCCGCTGGAGCACACAAGCAAAAAGAATAGGCACTGAGGGGAGCCTTCGTGGATCTACCGTGTATGGAGATTGGCCAGTGGTTGGTCTAATCTTTTACTGCTTACTCTAGTTAGCAGCAGGTCTCGATGCCTTTCTGGTCTAGAGATCATTCTAAACTGGCTTGAACATGTAATATTCTACTTACAATGtaagtgctctgccactgagctttgaTGCCTCCTAACAGGCCTGGCTGCTTGTACACGAGGAGTCCCTGCTTTTTTGGTTCCCCAGGACATAAAATGGATGGGGGTGGTAGAATTGTTCTCCAAGCTGAGAAGGCCAATCTGTAGCCTTCTGGATGTGTTTTAATTCCAATTTCCAATATCCCTGACAGTTGAcaatgctggatggggctgatgagagccctgcagcatctagagggcaacaGGCAATCCACTCCTCTAAATAGTCTTGAAAGGTGCATTCTAGACAAtcgggctccccaccccccaaaaaacccctttaTTAGATGTTAATTTGGAAACAGCAATCAGAATTACTCTCATTCTTCTTCAGGTCACCCATGCTGTTGTCACTGTGCCAGCTTACTTCAACGATGCCCAGCGTCAGGCTACAAAGGATGCTGGTACTATTGCAGGGCTGAATGTCATGAGAATAATCAATGAGCCGTAAGTAGGGTTTTAATAGTCTTCTGCCAGTATTTGGAGTTTGTGTGGGCTTTTCTCACATTTACCAAACTAACAAGTTGCTCTTTCTTAcaggactgctgctgctattgcttaTGGCCTAGACAAGAGGGAGGGCGAGAAGAACATCCTTGTCTTTGACTTGGGTGGTGGAACCTTTGATGTCTCCCTCCTCACAATTGATAATGGTGTCTTTGAAGTTGTGGCAACCAATGGAGACACTCACCTGGGTGGGGAAGACTTTGACCAGCGTGTAATGGAACACTTCATCAAGCTCTACAAGAAGAAAACTGGAAAGGATGTTCGGAAGGACAACAGAGCTGTTCAGAAGCTTCGTCGAGAAGTTGAAAAGGCCAAAAGAGCGCTTTCTTCCCAACACCAATCTAGAATTGAGATTGAATCCTTCTTTGAAGGAGAAGACTTCTCTGAAACCTTGACAAGAGCAAAATTTGAAGAACTGAACATGGTAGGTATCTTGAATTTTAAAATAGGTTGTTTCTAATAAAATGGCTCTACTATTTGGAGCAATTGCTGTACACAAAACATAAAATTGGGAGAGAAGTAAGATTATAGTAACGTAATAACATGTAGTACATGCGCGTCATGGGAAAAATAAGGTGGTGCCCTCCTGTGTGAAACTCCCAAGTTATAAGAGAAAAATAAGGTGGTGCCACTCCCAAGACACTCTGCTGGTCAAACTGCACCAACAGCAGAGAATAAATTGGTTCCCTAATGGCTTGAGTCAAAATTGCTTGCCCTCTAAAAGATAGCAATGACTGATATTTGTAGATTCTCCTGTTAAAGAAAAATGAGATATTAAGAGTAGGCCCATCTGATCTCAAATAGCATCATACATgggcatcttggggggggggatgtatctGATAATTTGGTGACTGTATCATCTTGTGGCCTTTTTCTGTGATTGCCTTTCCACATCAATTAAGTGATTTTAAATTCTGCTTGTAGGATCTCTTCCGTTCCACCATGAAACCTGTCCAGAAAGTCCTAGAGGATGCAGACCTAAAGAAGTCTGACATTGATGAAATTGTGCTTGTTGGTGGCTCTACTCGCATCCCCAAGATACAGCAGCTTGTGAAAGAATTTTTCAATGGCAAGGAACCCTCTCGTGGAATCAATCCTGATGAAGCTGTAGCTTATGGTGCTGCTGTGCAGGCTGGTGTACTCTCTGGGGATCAAGATACTGGTAAGTCTGAGTGACTTAAATGCTGCATGAGGTGTTGGGCAGAGTAGCCTGTACAAGTGAAAAGCTTCCAGTCAGCCTCATAACTGTTTGGAATGGAAGATCTTTCTTTGCTGGCTGTCAAGTTTGTCACTACAGCTAGATAAATTATGGTG includes the following:
- the HSPA5 gene encoding endoplasmic reticulum chaperone BiP; translation: MKYALVCLLIIGSVFAADDDDKKEDVGTVVGIDLGTTYSCVGVFKNGRVEIIANDQGNRITPSYVAFTPEGERLIGDAAKNQLTSNPENTVFDAKRLIGRTWNDPSVQQDIKYLPFKVIEKKSKPHIQVDIGGGQMKTFAPEEISAMVLTKMKETAEAYLGKKVTHAVVTVPAYFNDAQRQATKDAGTIAGLNVMRIINEPTAAAIAYGLDKREGEKNILVFDLGGGTFDVSLLTIDNGVFEVVATNGDTHLGGEDFDQRVMEHFIKLYKKKTGKDVRKDNRAVQKLRREVEKAKRALSSQHQSRIEIESFFEGEDFSETLTRAKFEELNMDLFRSTMKPVQKVLEDADLKKSDIDEIVLVGGSTRIPKIQQLVKEFFNGKEPSRGINPDEAVAYGAAVQAGVLSGDQDTGDLVLLDVCPLTLGIETVGGVMTKLIPRNTVVPTKKSQIFSTASDNQPTVTIKVYEGERPLTKDNHLLGTFDLTGIPPAPRGVPQIEVTFEIDVNGILRVTAEDKGTGNKNKITITNDQNRLTPEEIERMVNDAEKFAEEDKKLKERIDARNELESYAYSLKNQIGDKEKLGGKLSSEDKETIEKAVEEKIEWLESHQDSDIEEFKAQKKELEEVVQPIVGKLYGSAGPPPTEEEAAGGDKDEL